TGGTTCGCACGGCGGGCGGGGACCCGCGTACGGGCGTCGACGTCGCCTCGGCGGCCTCGTCGATCACGTGCGGTCCGGCCGTGGGCATCTGGGTCGACGCGGCCCGGGGGTGGTCGATGGCCCGCGCCGCCACGGCGGGCGACGGATCGGCCGACGATGCCCGATCCCTGTTCGAAGCGCTCCTCGGCCGCGTGCGTGCCCTCGGCGTCGGCCCGGCGGAGGTCGCCACGATGCTCTTCCTCGGCGAGAGCTATCGCGGTGCCGGCCAGAGCGCCGCCGGAAGATCGATGACTGAGGCGATGGTTGCGCGCGCCGAGGTGGCCGGCATGCGCTTTCCGCTGGCGATTGGGCGGCGCCTCCTCGGGGAGATCGCGCTAGACGACGAGCCGGGGGCAACCGCGCGCGCCGCGGCCGCCGGCCAGCTCGATGCGAGCATCGAGCTGCTCCGTCACATGCGCGCAGGTCCCGAGCTGGCGCTCGCGATCTCCGTCCGAGATCGGCTCGCGCGGACGTCATAGATGCAGGGCCGAGCGCGTCCGGAGACCACGTCCGTCCCGGGTCGCCTGGCGCGAAAATACGCGCTCGTCCTGGGGTTGCTAGTCAGCGGCGCCCTCATCGTGAGCGGCATCGTCCAGGGGTACTTCGCGGTGACCGAGAGCCAGAATGCCCTCGCCCGGATCCAGCGGACCGAAGCGCGGGCGGCGGCGTCGCGGATCGCCGATTTTCTCGATGGCGTCGAGCGTGAGGTCGGCTCTGTGGCGCGGAGCGCGCGCCCGAGCGGCGAGGCGGGCGCCGAACAGCGGCGGCTCGACTACCTGCGGCTTCTGCGCCTCGAGCCCGCCATCGCGGAGCTGACGTACGTCGATGGGACCGGGCGGGAACAACTCAGCGTCTCGCTTGCGGCGGCGACGATTATTGGAAGCGGCGAGGATCGATCGGCGGATCCCATTTTCACAGCGGTGAGTGGGCACACCTACTGGGGCCCTGTGTACTTTCGACGCGGATCGGAGCCCTTTATGACGGTGGCGATGCGCGAGGCGGGGCCGAATCCGGGCGTGACCGCGGCGGAGGTGAACCTGAAGCTCACGTGGGACCTCGTCTCGCAGATCAGCGTGGGGAAGGCGGGGTATGCCTACGTGGCCGACGACGACGGGGCGCTGATCGCTCATCCGGACCTCAGCCTCGTCCTTCGGCACACCGATGTGTCGCACCTGGCTCCGGTACAGCAGGCGAATGGCTGGACCGGCGGGCCGCAGCTCATCACGATGGGTCCGGACCTCGAGGGCCGCGACGTGCTTTCCGTGGCGGAGGTGATTCGACCAACGGGGTGGCTGGTCGTCGTCAACGAGCCGGTGGGGGAGGCGCTCGCCCCGCTCTACGCGGTGGTGTGGCGGACCACGGTTCTCGTTCTCCTCGGCATCGCCCTTTCGCTGCTCGCCAGCGTCCTGCTGGCGCGACGCATGGTCGCGCCGATCCACGTCCTGCAGCGGGGCGCTGCCGACATCGGAGCCGGGAGGCTCGACCAGCGCATCGAGGTTCGAACGGGCGATGAGCTCGAGGCGCTGGCCGAATCGTTCAACCAGATGAGCGCGCAGCTCAAGGCCTCCTACGCCGATCTCGAACAGAAGGTCGAGGACCGCACCCGAGCCCTGGCGGACGCAGTGCAGGCGCTGGAAGAGAAAGGACGCCAGCTCGAGATCGCGAGCCACCACAAGACGGAGTTTCTCGCCAACATGTCGCACGAGCTGCGGACGCCCCTGAACGCCATCATCGGGTTCGCCGAGGTGCTCTCCGATCGACCGTCCCCGGGGCGTGACGAGCGCGAGCAGCGCTATCTGACGAATATCCTGGTGGCCGGGCGCCACTTGCTGTCCCTCATCAACGAGATTCTGGACCTCGCGAAGGTGGAGGCGGGCCGGATGGACCTCGAGCTGCGCCGATTCCCGTTGGCGCAAGCGATCGAGAATAGCTTCATCTGGATTCAGGAGCGCGCCGCGCGCCACCGCATCACGGTGACGCTCGACCTGGACCCGACCGTCGGAATGGTCGAGGCCGACGAGCGGAAGATCAAGCAGGTCCTGGTGAACCTGATGTCGAATGCGGTGAAGTACACGCCAGATGACGGACGCGTCGACGTGCGCGTTCGAAAGATGGGCGACGACGTCCACGTGTCGGTCCGCGACACCGGTGTTGGGATCAGCGCCGAGGACCGCGAGCGGATTTTCGCCGCGTTCGAGCAGGTGAAGAGTGATGGCTTTCCCCGGACGGAGGGGACCGGCCTCGGACTGGCGCTCTGCCGCCGACTGGTAGAGCTACACGGCGGCCGAATCTGGGTCGAGAGCGCGCCGGGGGCGGGAAGCACCTTTACGTTCGCCATCCCGCTGCGTCAGGCGCTGGCTGAGCCCACCGGGTCCTCCGTTCCGGAGGCGCGTGACATCCTGCCACGCCCAGTCGACGAGTGGGACCGTCCCTCGCCGCCGCGCGAGCCAACGGGAAGCGTCGGCGAGAAGCGGCCTACGCTGCTCGTGATCGATAACCACCCGATGGCGATCGAGGTCGTCGATGCTGTGCTGGCCCCCGAGGGGTATCGCGTGGTCCCGGCGCTCGGCGGACGTGAGGGAATCGAGATGGCTCGTCGCGAGCTGCCGGGGCTGATCATTCTGGACCTGATCATGCCGGATGTCGACGGGTACGCCGTCCTGCGTCTGCTTCGCGCGGATCCGGCCACGGCGTCCATCCCCATCATTGTTCTCACGTCGAAGACGCTGTCCGCGGAGGAGCGGAGCGCCCTCTCGACCCAGGTCACCTCCATTGGCCAGAAAGGTGACTTCGACCGCCAGGCCTTCGTCGAGCTGGTCCGTCGCACCATTCGCGTCGTTTCCGCCTGACCCTCAGGCGATATCATTGGCGCGCTGGGAGGGAAGAATGACTGACGTTGCTGCGCGCGATCTGCTGGGAACGGAATTGCGCGAAGTGATCCGCTCCTTCGAGGCCATGGGGGAGTTGCGGCACGTGGATGAGGCCGACCCGCACCTCGAGCTGGGCGCGATCACGGAGATGATGGCCCTCCGGGAGGGGCCTGCATTGCTGTTCGATCACCTCCCCGGCTACGCACCGGGCTACCGGGTGCTGTCCAATTTGTTGAATTGTCCCCGGCGAGTCGCGGCCCTCTTCGGGCACCCCAGCGATGTCGGCGGCATCGCGCTCGTCCGGGCGATTCGCGAGCGCTTCTCGAGTCTCCAGCTCATCGACCCGGTCACGGTGTCGCGGGCCGATTTTGCCGAGGAGACCGAGCGGGGCGACGACGTGAATCTGCTCAAATTCCCCGCGCCCTTCTGGCACGAGCACGACGGCGGCCGCTACATCGGAACGGGCTGCTCCGTCATCATGCGGGACCCCGTCGATGGGTGGGTGAACCTGGGAACCTATCGCGTGCAGGTGCACGACGAGCGGACGCTGGGTCTCATGGTCGAGCCGGCCCATCAGGGATCCCTCATCATGCGCCGCCATTGGGAATCTGGCCATGATTGCCCCGTGGTGCTCTGTATCGGGACGGAGCCGGCGGTCCTCATGGGCTCGTTCCTGGCGATGCCGTGGGGCATGAGCGAGTACGGCTGGGCCGGCGCCGTCGTTGGCCGGCCGATCGAGGTTGTCGAAGGCGAGGTGACCGGGCTGCCGATCCCGGCCTCCGCCGAGCTGGTGATCGAGGGGTACGTTCCGCCGCCGTCGGTCGAGACGCGGATCGAAGGCCCGTTTGGCGAGACGATTGGCTACTACGGCAGCGGCGCCAGCGAGCAGGCGGTTATCCGCGTGCAGCAGGTGCAGCACCGGCGCGACCCGATCATCGTGGGCACGCCTCCGCTGCGGCCGCCAGCGTCCAGCAACGCCTCCTATCTCTTCCGCGCGGCGAACCTGTGGACGGAGATCGAGCGGGCCGGCGTGCCGGACGTGCAGGGCGTGTGGATGCACCCGGCGGGCAGCTCCTCGTTTCTCGCCATCATCTCGGTGCGCCAGCGTTACAGCGGCCACGTCAAGAATGTGGCCCAGGCGGCCATGGGCGGCCGCGCGGGCGGCGCGCAGCTCGGGCGATTCGTCATCGTCGTGGACGACGACATCGACCCGTCCGACATCAACCAGGTGCTGTGGGCTGTGTCGACGCGGTGCGATCCGGAGACGAGTATCGACGTGATTCGAAACTGCGCCTCCAACCACCTCGACCCGCGCCTCACGCCGGAGAAACGCGCGAGCGGCGACTTCTCGGCGGCCCGGGCGGTCATCGACGCCTGCCGGCCGTACCACTGGCGCGATCGATTTCCGCGGTCCGTGGGCACGAGTCCCGAGTATCAGGAGCAAATCCTGCACGACTGGCCGGACCTGTTCCAGACCGGCCCACAGACTCACTGACGGGAGCGATGGGTGGACAAAGAATCGACGCGCATTGTGGTTGACGGCTTGAAGGAGGCGGGGATCGATCTGGTCGTCACCCTACCAGAGGAGCCGACCCACTCGGTGATCGACGAGACGCGGGTCGATCCGTATTTCACGACCGTGACCGTGACGGCGGAGGGCCACGGGCTGGCGCTCTGCGCGGGCGCCGCGCTCGGCGGGCGCGACTGCGTGTTCTTCACCGGCGTCGCCGGGCTCCTGGTGGGCACGTGGGCGCTGGCGCAGGTCGGCATGGTCTACGGCGCCCCCTTCACGATCATCGCCTCCTATCGCGGCGACTTCTCGGATCGGACCGGCATTCCCGGGTCCCAGCTCCTCATGTTTCGCCAGGTGCTGGAGCCGCAGCTCAACATGCTGCGCATCCCGTACGAGATCATCAACGACCCGGCGAAGCTCAAGCGCTCGATCAAGGGGGCGTCCGTCGCATGCCGGGAATACGGAACGCCCATCGCGCTCCTCCTGACCGGCGATTTCCTATCGTGAATCGCTTCGAGTGCCTCCCGCTCCTCGCGGAGATGCTGGAGGAGCATACGCTCACGGTCACCAGCCTCTCGAGCAACGCACGGATCTGGGCCGGGGTCTGGGACCGTGGGCCGACATTCGCGGGGCTCAATATGGGGCTTTGCATTGGGTTTGCCCTTGGGCTGAGCCTCGCCTTTCCCCATCGGAAGGTCGTCGCGCTGGAGTCCGACGGAAGCATGATGGAAGACACGAGCGTGCTCATCTCCGTCGCGGACGCGAACCCGACGAACCTGGTGATCCTGGTCTTCGACAACGAGTCCTACGCGCGGATGGGCGCCACTGCCACGGCGCGCGGCGCGGACCTCGTCCGGATGGCGCAGGGCGCGGGCATCCGGTCGACAGGCCTGGTGCGGACGCTCCCGGAGTACGAGCGCGCCGTCCGCGACGCGCTCGCGAAGCCCGGCCCGACGTTCTTGCAGATCAAGGTGGAGGCCGAGACCGCGCGCGTGCCGGACAGTCGCACGACCTACGGCCCCGCGATGAAGGAGCAGTTCCTGGACCGCGTCCTGAGCCACCCGGACTATCGGGGGTGGCACGGGGGCTGACTCGCTCCGCTGCCGGACGCCGAGGACCGAAAGTGGGATATGAGCTGCGATCCCACCGGAAACCCGCTCGAATCGTGCGCGCTCGGCAGCGTCGCCGACGAGCGCGATCTACTGCGGGAGCACCTCGCGGAGCAGGTCCAGCACCGCGTCCTTCGTCTCCATCGCGCGGAGGTCGTACGTCTTCACTGCCCCCGGCCTCGGGACGCGCCATGGGAAGGTGTGGTCGGTGGGAACGTCGAGGCGCGCGCTGATGTACCCCGTCGCGCGCGCGTAGGCTGTCTGGCCATCCTTCGAGAGCAGCCAATCCAGGTACACGCGGGCCGCATTCGGGTGGGCAGCGCCGTTGAAGAGCCCCACCGAGCCGGACGCTGGGCTCACGTCGGAGCCCTCACGCAGCGTGCTGGGGTCGACGATGGTGATCGGCACTCCCTGCTTGATCCGCGCCTCGGCCAGGGCGTCCGAGCTGCCGAGCAGCACCGGATACCGCCCCTGTCCGACGCCGTCGATCTCCTGCTGGTAGTCCTGGAGGAGGGTCAAGTCCTGCTTGACCAGCGCGCGTATGAAGTCGGGCCCGAGGTCAGGGTGGAGGTAGAAGAAGGTGAAGGTCGCCTGGCCGGGGCCCGCGCGTCGTGGGTCGTCGCTGGCGAGCTTGCCCCGCCACTTGGGGTCCAGCAGGTCCTTGTACGAGGTGAACTCCTCGGGCTTCACGAGGGTCGGATTGACGAAAAGCGTGCCGCGATGAAAGGGCGTGATGACAAGGCACGTTCGCCCTTCATCGACGAACTCGAGGGCCCCGCCGCGCCAGCTGGACGGGTCCTTGACCTCCGGCCGGATGAGGGCGGGCTCCATCGGGTCCAGCGCACCCATGGGAATCAACGACTCCAGCGCCGTCGTGGTCCCCCCGACGAAGATGTCCCAGCGGTACTGCCCGGCGCCGCGCTCCGCCGAGAGGCGCGGCGGGATGCCGGCGCCCGCGTCCGCCAGGTAATCGACCGTTATTCCGTAGCTCTGCTCGAAGCCCTCGGTGAGCGCGGTGCGGCGATCGTCGCCGGTCGGGCCGATGATGGCGACGGTGCCCTCCTCCTTGGCCGCGGCCAGAACCCGGTCCCATTCGCTCGGCTGGCTCGGCGCCTGCAAGGGGGGCGCCGCCGTTTTCGGCGCCGCGGTACAGCCGACTATCGTCATCGCCGCGAGCAAGAGGAGCAAACGCGCACGAGCCATTCGACCAAATCCTCTCGAGATGATTGAGAGCCGCGCCGTCACCCGCCCGCCCGCTCAGCGCTCTGGATGACCTCCCACAGCCGAAGCGGCGTGGCGGGCACCGTCGTGCAGCGGACGCCGAGGGGCGCGAGCGCGTCGTTGATGGCGCTCATGAGGACCGCCGGCGTCGCCAGCACGGCCGCCTCGCCGGCGCCCTTCACGCCGAGCGGGGCAACGGGCGACGCCGTCTCGGTGTACACGCTCTCGGGCATCGGCACCTCGCAGATGGTCGGGAGGAGGTAATCCATGTACGAGGCCGTGAGGTACTGTCCGCCCTCGTCGTAGACGTGCTCCTCCAGCAGCGTCTGGCCGACGCCCTGGGCCAGCCCGCCCTGGACCATCCCCTCCACGATGGCCGGATGGAGGCGGACGCCGCAGTCGTCGGCGATGGCGTACTTCAGGATTGACACCTGGCCGGTCTCGCGGTCGATCTCCACCATCACGACGTGGACCGCGTTGGAGGCGGTGAGATCGAAGCTCCCCCGCCCCTCCGCGTCGGGCAGGCGACGGCTCGGCGGGTTGAAGGTGTAGGTGGCCTCCGGGCTTCCGTCGACGTCCTCGGGCAGGAGATCGCACCGGGTGAGCATCGTCGCGGCGACCTGGCGCAGGGGGAGCGCCTTCGACGGCGCCCCCGCTACCCGGAGGAGGCCATTGCGAAGCTCCACGTCGTCGGCGTGGACCTCGAGGAGGACTGCGGCCACCTTGCGCAGCTTCTCGGCTACCCGGCCCGCGGCCCCGAGCACGGCGCCGGACAGCATCACGGCCTGGCGGCTGCCGATGGGCCCCGTTCCAGGACCGGCGCTCAAGCTGTCGACGGCCACGACCTCCACGTCCTCCCGATCGACGCCGAAGTAGTCGGCGAGCACGTGGGCGACGATTGTGTGCTGGCCCTGGCCCTCCCACGGGAACGTGACCTCCGCGACGATCTTGCCCGCGGCGTCGATCCGGACGCGCGCGCTCTCGGGGACCGACGTCCCAAAGGGCGCGCCTCCGCCGAGCAACGTGAACATGCTCATGGCAACGGCGCTGATCTCCACGCCGGTATAGACGCCGATCCCCACGAGCCGTCCCTGGGCGCGCGCCTCCTCCTGCTCGCGTCGCAGCGCAGGGTAGTCCGCGAGGTCCAGGGCGAGGTCGAGGGACCGCTCGTAGTCTCCGCTGTCGTACGCGGCCCCATTGGGCGCGACGTAGGGGAATTGCTCCGGGCGGAGGAGATTTCGTCGTCGGATCTCGGCGGGGTCGAGCGCCAGCTCCCGGGCCGCGAGATCGAGACAGTGCTCCATGGCGAGATTGTGGGGCGGGACGCCCCAGCCGCGGTATGAGCCCTGCGGACACTTGTTGGTCGTGACCACGGCGAGGTCGTAGGCGACGTTGCGGACGCGGTATGGACCGGTAAAGGCGGAGAGGGGCTTGAGGGTCATCCCCATCGCCACCGACACGACGTGGGCGCCGATGTCCTCGAGCGCCGTCACGCGAAATCCCGTCATCTCCCCGTCGCGCGTCAGGGCCATTTCCGCCGTGTACCGGCGATCGGGCCCATGGCTGTATGCGCTCATCAAGTGCTCCACGCGGTCTTCGATCCATTTCACCGGCCGTCCGCCCGCTTTGCGCGAGAGGAGAGCGATCCGGACCACGTGGTGCGGCACGATCTTCGTGCCGAAGCTGCCGCCATGGGGCAGCGGGATGAGGCGGATCTTGTTGGTCGGGAGGCGCAGCGCGCGGCTCACCGATGGGACGTAGAAGCCGGTCCCCTGGAACCCGCCCCACGAGGTGAGCATCTGATCCATCGGGTTCCACTGCACGATGCAGCCGCACGTCTCTAGGGCGTTCCCGCTGGCGCGGTGCCAGCGAAAGGTGTCGCGCACGACGAGGTCCGCGTGCGCGAACGCCTCGTCGACGTCGCCGAAGGCGAATTGGCGCTGGTACACGACGTTCGTCCCCTGCGACTCGTACACCAGCGGGCCCGCCGCCTCCCGCGCGCGCTCCGGGTCGAGGATCGGCGGGAGATCTTCGTAGTCGACGTCGATCAGCTCGAGCGCATCCTCGGCGACGTAGCGGCTCGTCGCCGCCACGACGGCGATGGGCTCGCCGACGAAGCGGACTTTGTCCGTGGCGAGGCAGTGCCCAGCCCAGCCCGGCGGAAGCCCGGGCACCGGCTCGGACCACGCTTCGGCGTCGGCGCCGGTGATGACCGCGGCGACGCCGTCGAGCTGCCCGGCGCGCGAGGTGTCGATCCGCCGGATGCGGGCGTGCGGCCGGGTACTTCGGAGGACGGCCGCGTGCAGCATGCCGGCGAAGGCAAGATTGTCGGTGAAGTCGACCCGCCCGGTGAGGAGCGCGGCGTCTTCGATCCGGGGCAGGTCCTTCCCGACGTAGCGCGGCTGCGTGACCGGCAGGTCAGCGATCCGGATGGGGATCGTGGCGGCCATCGGGCGCTAACCCAGACCCCGCGCCGTCAAGGCAGTGCGGTGAGTCCCTATGGTCGAGGCCAAACGCGCGGGGCGTGCGTGGTCACCCGCTCCTGCCGCAGGAGTAGCGGGCGGGGTAAGGGCGTACCCTGGGCCAGGACCTGCGGCATGGAGGCGCCGACGAGGGCCCCTCACCGAACGTCTCCCATTGCGATGGGAGAGGAACAAATCGAAGCCTGGTGCGCGGGAACTGACTCACTCGAGTGCGATGGAAAGAGACGGATCATCGGATTGACCCGGTCGCGTTCGCCTGGGGGTCTTGGAAGTCCGGGTGGTTCTCGATCTGCACCATCTCGCTCGATCCCCAGGTGAACAGCGGGACGTTGATGAAGGCGATCCATTTCACGGGCTTCGCGTCGTCCTTGTTGAAGTGCTGGTGGTCCACGCCGCCGCGCTTCATGGGCAGGAGGAGAAGGTCCCCCGCTTCCCAGTCGTGGCGCTCGCCGTCCACCATGGAAAACCCCTCGCCCTCCAGGATGTAGATGACCAGGCCGCCCTGGTGCTTGTGGCGGCCCGAGTGCTTGAGGATCGTTTGGACGAAGATGGTCCAGCCGTCGAGCGCCGTGTCGACCGGCTCGCCCGTGTACTGGGACGGCCACATGTACTTCCGGCGAAGCGCCTGGCGCGTCTGCTTCAGGGGAACGTCCTTCGCCCGAATTACGACTCGTCCTTCGAAAGACCGGTCGCGCTCCGCGCGATGGTAGTCCAGGAGCTGCTGATAATCGTCGCGCTCGCGCTCCCGTTCTCGCTCTCTCGAGATCATGTCGGCTGCCTCCCCCCGTTCGGTAGGCCGTATCGTCCCCAGTTCTGATCCACCTGCTCCTGCACAGTCGCGCGCGGGATGCACAGGGGAGGATAGCTCTTGGCGTCGTAGCGCGTCGCGTCGATGATGACCTTCGACGTTCGGGCGTGCACGCTCTGCTCCGCACGCGGGAGGGAGGGATCGAGGATGATGCCGGTCACCTCGTTGATGATCTCCATGTCCCGATGTGGCTGCACCCGCGTCGCGACGGCCCACTCGACCGCGCTCGGATCGAAGGGATCGACGTCGTCGTCGACCACGATGACCTGTTTGATGAATCGGCCGGGGTGTGTCCCGAGGACGGCCATGCCGACGGACTTCCCGTAACCCTCGTACAGCTTCTCGATGGAGACCACGGCGTGGAGCGCCCCGCCGCCAGGGGCCGTCACGTGCACCCGCTTGATTCCCGGCAGGGCGATCTGCCGCATCAGCTCGGCTTCACGCGGCACGCCGGTGAGGATTGCCGACTCATGGGGCGGGCGTCCCTCGTAGGTCTGCTGCAGGATCGGCCGATCCCGATGGGTGATGGCCGACACGCGGATCACTTGGCGGGGCTCCGTTGGGCCGCCGTAATAGCCGGTGAACTCCCCGAACGGGCCTTCGTCCACAAGGAGGTCCGGCGCGATGTGGCCTTCGATGACGATCTCCGCGGAGGCCGGCACTTCGAGGGGTACCGTCACGCAGCGCACGAGGTCGAGGGGCGCCTCCCGCAGGGCGCCGGCCACCGCCAGCTCGTCGGTGCCGAAGGGGACCGGGGAGGTGGCGGTCATCAGCACGACGGGGTCGGCGCCGATGGCGATGGCGACCGGAAACGGCTCGCTGGGCGCCTTGCGACGCTGCAGCATCAGATGCGTGTACGGCGCGGAGAGGAGGCCCAGGAGGTCGCGGTCGTGCACCTGGTTTCGGTAGACGCCGACGTTCCGCGCGCCGGTCTCCGGGTCTCTGGTGACGTGGCACGAGAGGGTGAGATACGGCCCGCCGTCGAGGTCGTTCCAGATGGGGGCCGGCAACCGTTTTAGGTCGACGTCGGACCCGACCAGGACGTGCTCCTGGCACGCGCCCCGCTCCACGATTCGAGGAGGGAGGAGCGTCGCGACGCGCCGGTTCCACTCCGAGGCGAGCCGATCGGGCTCTGTCCCCAGCGCCAGGGCGTACCGAGCTCGGCTGGCGAGCAGGTCCACGGCCAGCGGAATGTCGGAGCCGCCGGGCCGCTCGAAGAGGAGCCCCGGCCCGTGGTTGAGCAAGTTGCGGTAGCAGATCGCGCCGATCTCCTGATCAAGCGCGACCGGCGCTGAGACCCGGGCCAGCTCGCCCGCCGCCTCCAGGGCGGCGAGGTAGCTTCGGAGGTCGTGGACTGAGCTTCGGGGACGCGTTTCCACTGCCACCTGCTACCCCCAGGGCTCCGCCGGGATACGCGCCAGGCGATCACGCCCGAGGATCGCGACCGGGTCCATTCGGCCCAGCACGTCGGCGGGCACGGCGAGGCGCTCGGCGAAGGGTCTGTCCAGCGGTTTCGTGCAGTCGAACCCGATTTTCGCCGAGGTTCGCCCGTCCTCGGAGCTGGGATCGAGGGGACCGCCGGTCAAGCCGCTGAGCTGAACCATGCCGCGGTCGGCCTGGAATCGCATGGCCAGCGCCAGGAGAACCTCCTTTTCGTCGAACACGTCGACGTCGTCATCGAACACGAAGGCGTGCTTCATGCTCCCCTGCGTGTTGAGCGCGGCAAGCGCCGCCACTTTGCCTTGCCCCTCGATGGTCTTGCGGATCTGTACGTACGCGTGGGCCACGCCGGCCCCGGACATGGGAACGTGCACGGCGCGCACGGTGGGCACGGCGCGCTGGATCGCCTGGAAGATCTCGCCCTCTTTGGCCAGGCTGCTGATCCAGTGGGTGTGGCCGACCATCACGTCGCTCCAGAACGCGTCGCGGCGCCGGGTAACCGCCGTGACCTTCAGAAACGGGCCCCAGCGTTGGGGCCCGATGTAGCGGGTGTATTCTCCGAACGGGCCTTCCGGCTTGCGCTGGCCCGCGGGCACGTATCCCTCGATGACGACCTCGACATCCGCGGGGACGAGGAAGTCGTCGCCAAGGGTCTCCGATGGAACGAGCCGCAGGGGCTCGCCGGCCAGACCACCGGCCGCCGCGAAGTGGCTGTCCTCCGGCCCGATGTGGCTGGCCGCGCCGAGGACCACCAGCGGATGGTGGCCGATCCAGAACGCCGCGGGCATGTCCTCACCGGCGTCCTCGTACTGACGCAGATTATGGGCGTTGTGGGTCTGGGGTCCCATCCAGACGCGGATCTCGTCGCGGCCCGCCAGCCAGCCGCGGTGCAGCGCCGAGTTGTCGAGGCCCGTGGAGCGATGTCTCGTCAGGAACAGCCCCTCCGTGATATAGCGGCCCGGGTCTGTCCGGTGGTGGCGCGGCGCCGGGAAGCGCCGCACGTCGACGGCCGAGCCGGTCTCCACGATCTGCTTCACGGGCGCCTCCGCGCGCGGGACCACGATCGGCGGCCGACGCCGCTGAACGCGCTCGAAGCAGACGCGGCCGGCCTCCGGCACGCCGGAGCCCAGGAGCCGTGCGAGCCGGAGCCTGCTGGCCATCATGAAGGTCACGAGCGGGATGTCGAGGGGCAGGCCGTCGACGCGAATGTCGTGGAAGATGAGCACCGGAAAGCGCTTGTCGCGCTCGAGCTTCGCCGCGAGCGCCGTCAGCTCCCACGTCGCGTCCATCGGTCGCTCCACGTGAACGACCTCGTCGGGATAGTCGCGCTCGTACTGGATCAGGAAGCCGTGGAGATCGAGGGTGGCGGCGGATGCAGGCGAAACCATGCTCCTCCCGACAAGCCGACGCGGGTTTGGACGGCCGTCGCACGCGGGCAAGCATACCATCCCGCGCTCGAGGGGTCACGGGCGCTTCAGCGCGCGCCGACATGAATCGTGCAACCTGGAGCGCCGACGTGTGTTGTACGTGCGCTCCACCGCACGTACACTACGCGCTGTTGTCCGGAGTCGGGGCGCCGGCGAGCCACGTCCGGATCAACGCTGGAGGCTTGGATGCCGAGCGAGCGAATCCAGCGCCAGATCGATCGCCTTCTTGATGAGGCGGACGACGCGGTGCGCCGCGATGACTGGGCCACCGTACTGCAGCGAGCCCAGGCGGCGCTGCGCCTCGATCCCGAGAACGAAGACGCCCTCACGTATCTGGCCGCTGCCTCTCGCAGCGCCAATCCGATTGGCGCGGCAGAAGACGGGGCGGGAGAAGCAGCGTCGGCAGTTTTCGCTCCCGCCCCGGAGCCGACCTCGTTTTGCAACGGCCGCTACCGGGTCAAGGAATTCCTGGGTGAGGGCGGGAAGAAGCGGGTCTATCTCGCGACTGATACGCTGCTGGATCGGGATGTGGCCTTCGCCCTCATCAAGACCGATGGGTTGGACGAGGTGGGCCGCGAGCGCGTCCGGCGCGAGGCCCAGGCCATGGGTCGGCTCGGCGCGCATCCGCACGTCGTCTCGGTGTTCGATCTGGGGGAGGAGGGTGGCCA
This portion of the Chloroflexota bacterium genome encodes:
- a CDS encoding thiamine pyrophosphate-dependent enzyme, whose translation is MNRFECLPLLAEMLEEHTLTVTSLSSNARIWAGVWDRGPTFAGLNMGLCIGFALGLSLAFPHRKVVALESDGSMMEDTSVLISVADANPTNLVILVFDNESYARMGATATARGADLVRMAQGAGIRSTGLVRTLPEYERAVRDALAKPGPTFLQIKVEAETARVPDSRTTYGPAMKEQFLDRVLSHPDYRGWHGG
- a CDS encoding ATP-binding protein → MQGRARPETTSVPGRLARKYALVLGLLVSGALIVSGIVQGYFAVTESQNALARIQRTEARAAASRIADFLDGVEREVGSVARSARPSGEAGAEQRRLDYLRLLRLEPAIAELTYVDGTGREQLSVSLAAATIIGSGEDRSADPIFTAVSGHTYWGPVYFRRGSEPFMTVAMREAGPNPGVTAAEVNLKLTWDLVSQISVGKAGYAYVADDDGALIAHPDLSLVLRHTDVSHLAPVQQANGWTGGPQLITMGPDLEGRDVLSVAEVIRPTGWLVVVNEPVGEALAPLYAVVWRTTVLVLLGIALSLLASVLLARRMVAPIHVLQRGAADIGAGRLDQRIEVRTGDELEALAESFNQMSAQLKASYADLEQKVEDRTRALADAVQALEEKGRQLEIASHHKTEFLANMSHELRTPLNAIIGFAEVLSDRPSPGRDEREQRYLTNILVAGRHLLSLINEILDLAKVEAGRMDLELRRFPLAQAIENSFIWIQERAARHRITVTLDLDPTVGMVEADERKIKQVLVNLMSNAVKYTPDDGRVDVRVRKMGDDVHVSVRDTGVGISAEDRERIFAAFEQVKSDGFPRTEGTGLGLALCRRLVELHGGRIWVESAPGAGSTFTFAIPLRQALAEPTGSSVPEARDILPRPVDEWDRPSPPREPTGSVGEKRPTLLVIDNHPMAIEVVDAVLAPEGYRVVPALGGREGIEMARRELPGLIILDLIMPDVDGYAVLRLLRADPATASIPIIVLTSKTLSAEERSALSTQVTSIGQKGDFDRQAFVELVRRTIRVVSA
- a CDS encoding extracellular solute-binding protein encodes the protein MARARLLLLLAAMTIVGCTAAPKTAAPPLQAPSQPSEWDRVLAAAKEEGTVAIIGPTGDDRRTALTEGFEQSYGITVDYLADAGAGIPPRLSAERGAGQYRWDIFVGGTTTALESLIPMGALDPMEPALIRPEVKDPSSWRGGALEFVDEGRTCLVITPFHRGTLFVNPTLVKPEEFTSYKDLLDPKWRGKLASDDPRRAGPGQATFTFFYLHPDLGPDFIRALVKQDLTLLQDYQQEIDGVGQGRYPVLLGSSDALAEARIKQGVPITIVDPSTLREGSDVSPASGSVGLFNGAAHPNAARVYLDWLLSKDGQTAYARATGYISARLDVPTDHTFPWRVPRPGAVKTYDLRAMETKDAVLDLLREVLPQ
- a CDS encoding UbiD family decarboxylase, with translation MTDVAARDLLGTELREVIRSFEAMGELRHVDEADPHLELGAITEMMALREGPALLFDHLPGYAPGYRVLSNLLNCPRRVAALFGHPSDVGGIALVRAIRERFSSLQLIDPVTVSRADFAEETERGDDVNLLKFPAPFWHEHDGGRYIGTGCSVIMRDPVDGWVNLGTYRVQVHDERTLGLMVEPAHQGSLIMRRHWESGHDCPVVLCIGTEPAVLMGSFLAMPWGMSEYGWAGAVVGRPIEVVEGEVTGLPIPASAELVIEGYVPPPSVETRIEGPFGETIGYYGSGASEQAVIRVQQVQHRRDPIIVGTPPLRPPASSNASYLFRAANLWTEIERAGVPDVQGVWMHPAGSSSFLAIISVRQRYSGHVKNVAQAAMGGRAGGAQLGRFVIVVDDDIDPSDINQVLWAVSTRCDPETSIDVIRNCASNHLDPRLTPEKRASGDFSAARAVIDACRPYHWRDRFPRSVGTSPEYQEQILHDWPDLFQTGPQTH